aagaaaaagaaacagatctCAAATGTTCTTCGTCGTCGTTGCCAGTGCTGTTTTACCTTTTTAAACGACCTATCTCGCAGATTCTCCCTATCTTACTGATTgaaactcctctctctctctctctctctcaaattcaAACTGTGTTGATGAAACCAAGCCCACAACCACACACCTTGGGTCAAGCGATTACGGGCAATCGTCGTTAAAGGGAAACAATATAGGTCGCAACCTCCGTGGTCGTGGGTCCTTGCTCTCTGTGGCTTTGCAATCGAATAAAAAAACGGCGCCAAACCCACCACCATGATCATGCAGGTTGCTGGCCTCGAGTAACCAGAGTTTTGGGGGCGCGCGAGGCAAGCGAACCCAAATCTTTAGGTCATAACCTCCATGGCGGGAAATCCCAACCTCGATGCAGAGAGATTGACAGAGAGGCATAACACGAGTAATtgaaatacttaaaaattatttttctcatttcttccattttgtatttctaaaaaaatgagtaaacgggagtgttttcattattaatagaGAATTGTATTTAACGTGGTTgttgatgatgaagacattTTCCATTAATGCATTTTCGCAAGGAAGACAATTAATGCAATAGTTTGTGGTCGttgattttccatgaaatagTTGGAGCCTATTAGTATACAGAGTGAGTGGTTATACTATATTGTCAATTCTTGAGTATCATCCACCTGATTGAATCTCAACTTCTAGTACATTACCTCGCTTAGTATATCAATTTTGCGAATCGATCTTGGTATATCTAGCATTACTTAAAAACTTTATAGGATTATGCAAAAGTATATTATGAATGCCTACAAAATGCGTATACCATATAATAGGTTAGACCCTAAATACGTGTTGAATATGCACCACCATTTAAAAACTCAGTTACAACCAACCACATCGCTTAATACATCACTTATGCGGGCCAGTCTTCGGACACCTAGTTATGCCTCAACTTCTTATATAAGGGAGACATCCTGGCTCGAgctgaacaacttgctcctcaTGGAAGAACTCGCATCTTGCGCTTCCTCCTCCttacttttcccttttcatcataAAGCCTCACCCACTCTCCAGCAACTCGTCCACTTGATCCTCCAAACCCGAACTGAGGAGTGGATTTACTTCATCTTTTGGCGGCCCTCAAGAGACAAACACGGCTGTCTCGTCCTCACCTGGGCCGACGGCCATTTCCAAGGAACTACAAGAGACCCATTCACATCCAAACACACCACCAAAAGGGTGCTCGAAGAAACCCAATGTCTGAATGATAAGTTCGCTCACAGTAGCGACATCGGTGACCCTGAATGGTACTACATATTCTCGGTTGCGAGGTCATATTCATCCGAACATGGCCTTCTGGGGAAAGCATTTCGCTCAGGAGGTCACGTCTGGTTGAATGGTGAAGACCGCCATGAGCTGGAGATGTATGAGTGTGATGAGAGGGTCAAAGAAGCAAGAATGTATGGAATCAAGAGCATAGCGTGCATATCAATCCCTAATGGTTCTGGGGTTCTTGAATTGGGCTCCTCAGAGATCATTAAAGAAGATTGGAGCTTAGTTCATTTGACCAAGTGCCTCTTCCCTTCTCGTTTCTGGAACCCTCCTGTCGATCCTCGTGGAGAGAACCAATCCAACGACGAATCGGCACTTGTCGATGCCAGCAAGCGTCCATTTTCTAAACCTGTCGGCACGGCATATCATAACATATCTAAGAAGAGCTATCGGAAGAAAATAGTCGACGACGACGATAAAGAATCTTCATTGTCGCCGTCGCTGTCAGGTCCCTTGAGCCACGTGGAGGCAGAGCGGCAGCGAAGGGATAAAATGAACCAGCGGTTCTATGCGCTCCGTTCCGTCGTCCCCAACGTGTCAAGGATGGACAAGGCGTCTCTCCTTGCTGATGCCGTCGACTACATCAAGGAACTCCGGTCCCGGATCGACGCATTGGAGTCCAAGCTCTTCAAGTACGAGCGCTCGTCTCCGAAGCGCCTCAAGAGTGATAGGGCTGTCGCTGACGTGAGTGAGACAACGTCGCTTCTGAGCAACAACAGCTCGACAATGGCCTCAACGACGTTGGCTGTCCCAAGGCTGAGTGAGATGGCGGTGGAGGTGAAGGTGTTGGGGCCGGAGGCGGTGATCCTGGTGCGGAGCCCCAATGTGGGGCATCCGTGCGCGAGGTTGATGGACGTGCTCGAGGAATTGGGGTTGGCGGTCCGACACGCCAGCATGTCGTGTGTGAAGGGGATGATGCGTCAGGATGTGGTGATTAGGACTCCGGTTGACTGCTTGGTCAGCGACCATTCCATGAGAGATGCCATTCGGAATAAGCTATGCAAGTTGTAAATTTTATGTCTCCATTGTATTAAGGCAAGTACTGATGTTTAGTAGTGTGAAcattttctccttattttttgATAGAGTAAAATTCTAGGgaaaattatacaaaaagtcataaacccattacacttttactaatttagtcttaaattttttaatttgccaattcagttttaaacattttcacttcttgttaattgagtccattcggcCAATGGACTGAATTGttaaaagtgtaatagatttatgattttttgacaattttccctaaaattcTCTATCTATGTTTGTAAAGTCAACAAAAGATAAATACAATAGAAGTGCTCAAGCCTATATGCATATTTGCTCAAACTCATATGCATACTATCAATGTGTTTGATAAACTTTTCCTGATTTAACAAATGGGTCATGTGTCTTTTTTAAGAAGAACTGTGTTTTTCTCTACCCAAATTTGAGAGACTTTCTTGAACCAAGCCTTGAGATTGTAGATTACAAGTATAGACATTATTCACTTATAAATCCAACTAAAAATAGATAAGTGTGATATACATGTTTGGACCTTCGCAATCAAATGAccaattggaaaaaaagtttCTTCCCATTCAAGTATGGAGAAAGACATAGCCATATCTAGAAAATGCCATAAAGTTGCTCAAATAGCTCTAATTTCTCGTTGGCAACGATGACTCCTAGATATGCAACaattcatgagagagagagagagagagagagagagagagagagagttcatgATCAAGAAACATTTTCAAACGTGATATTTGTTTCAAATTCAGCGATGAAAAGCATAGTCTACCCTATGCATAACTGCTTCATGAATTATCTTGCATGAGTATCATTACTCTTCGTgatattgttttgttttttgttttccctgTACTTACTGGAAGAATTAGTTATTACACAAGCACAAATGTAATTTCCCCTTGCTGACAATGCACAATCTTGGTGCAGTCAGTTGAGATGGTTGAGGATTTCCGACTTAAAAATTGGATATTGCCTATTCGAATCTTACCACACGTGCAAATTGCTCTGTGTGAGGATCATTTTTAGAGGCCAAAGGCCTAAGTATAATTGGTTCGTGGGATTTTAGGATGTTTAATGTGCTTTTAAATAATCAAGTCTCCATCCTCACACACTTGGATtatgaaaagaggaaaaaaaattatgtaattctaggagtgGTTGAAGAGACTAAAAAATAGTTCCTTTATTGAGGAACAAGTGGAAACAAACTCACACTGATActattataagaaaaaaagacaatacACTCACCAATCACCGCTCTGAGAATTccacaattatttttatattccacACTATACTCACTAACACACATCACTCCCTCACGCCACTCATTGCGCACACGCCGCACACTTACACAACACTCTTCCACACTAGTCTTTCCTTTTGTCTCTACACATACTTAAGTTGGCAAGGGGAGTGCTCCACAAGAGCTCAACACGGACTTTTCCAAAATTACATAATTTACCTActcttcaaataattttcaacCACTTCTCTAAACTATCACTTAAGGGACCTCAACACCACAAACATAAACTACCTATTGTAGATACTTAGTGTTAGATAAATCTATAAAGGTGGAAAGAGTGACGGCggttcttcaattctttccatCAACTTAGTGTAAACCTTGCAATCACACCAAGTTGCCTTCGAAACTCTTCAAATTTTGCAGTTCCAAGTCCTTCGTTAAAGATGTTTGCAACTTGGGCGCTCATCTTGGTATACTCCATCTTTATCTCGCCTtgtaatgcttttttttttgcgggAAGTGATAATGTACTTCTATATGCTTGTTCCTTGCATGGAACACTACATTCTCTATAGTCTTTTGGTTGATGAagattttccattaattataCCAGCCACATGCTCTTTTTAGCTGCCATTCCTATTGCTCTATACTTAGTTTTTGTTGTAAACAATGACACAATCGGTTGTCTTTTATTGCACCATGATACTACTATTGATCCTAGATTAAATATGTACCCATTAGTTGATCATCGTGCATCACGACCTCCAACAAAGTTAGCATGATGATGGCCTAATACCTCACACAGTGCTTCTTTCTTATATAAGAGCCCAAAGACAAATTTACCTTGTATAACTTGAGAATGTGCTTTAGTGCATCCAAGTGAGGCTTTTGTGGTTGCTCCATAAATTGGCTTGCTTCGCCCTTGGGAGGGCTTGGCCGTAATCTCCactctccctctttttctctttctttctatcttttttgTGAAGACTTAAAGTCTATATATTGTGTAAAGTTAGGTTTCTCATTCCCTAATTCAATTACGTGGGCTCTTTTCTGCCATATTAATGGGCTTGACTCTTATTTAAATCCTTATGGGGTTAATAAAATTAAGCTAAAAAAGTTATATCTCTAATGCAATTATGTGGGCTTAACGTAACTCATTAAACTCAGAACTTCCCTTTTCTTCATGTAATTTTCGGCTATTGCATGATTCTATgggcttcaaattttaattccCTCATGGGCCCAGCCCAGATGAATAATTGAGCTTAAAGCCTTTTACTAAAGTTCATCAACGCTAGTTCAAATTATATGCAATTTTATGAGCCTATATATTAATGCAAAATAATCCGaataattatatgcaatttaattattttttttagggagCAAGGTcgatctctaattttttaagaaattattagTTAAATGGATTGTCAAAATTCAGGTGTCTACTATTGTCGAAGTATGTGATCCTATTTGTCATCAAATCCAGATTGTGCTTTCTTTCACTCATAAGGGTTGCACAACCCTCAATCAATAGCCGTTGGGATTGCTCGACCCCCAGCATGCAACCTAGCAGTGCTCCTCTCATCGTTTGTCGTTTCTtttcaaatatctattttttgcttcttcttttttcaatatttgtgtttttggtatttgttatttgtcaaaattttttttggtaaatgtcaCTATAGGGTCCTGTCAGCATTAAGTGACGACTCAATGGCCATTTTGGCATTTCCATCTATACGTTTGATAGAATGATCgcttcaaacaaaaaaacaagtagCTTGGGGGTccaattacaaaaaaagaaataattcagAAACCTCTAGcgctttcactttttctttcacacaTATATTTGCGCGTTTTCCTTTCGGAT
The sequence above is drawn from the Eucalyptus grandis isolate ANBG69807.140 chromosome 11, ASM1654582v1, whole genome shotgun sequence genome and encodes:
- the LOC104446164 gene encoding transcription factor MYC2, producing the protein MRASLRTPSYASTSYIRETSWLELNNLLLMEELASCASSSLLFPFHHKASPTLQQLVHLILQTRTEEWIYFIFWRPSRDKHGCLVLTWADGHFQGTTRDPFTSKHTTKRVLEETQCLNDKFAHSSDIGDPEWYYIFSVARSYSSEHGLLGKAFRSGGHVWLNGEDRHELEMYECDERVKEARMYGIKSIACISIPNGSGVLELGSSEIIKEDWSLVHLTKCLFPSRFWNPPVDPRGENQSNDESALVDASKRPFSKPVGTAYHNISKKSYRKKIVDDDDKESSLSPSLSGPLSHVEAERQRRDKMNQRFYALRSVVPNVSRMDKASLLADAVDYIKELRSRIDALESKLFKYERSSPKRLKSDRAVADVSETTSLLSNNSSTMASTTLAVPRLSEMAVEVKVLGPEAVILVRSPNVGHPCARLMDVLEELGLAVRHASMSCVKGMMRQDVVIRTPVDCLVSDHSMRDAIRNKLCKL